A genomic segment from Streptomyces sp. NBC_00654 encodes:
- a CDS encoding malonic semialdehyde reductase, giving the protein MSLALDPAAQDLLFREARTANTFTDEPVTDEQVQAIYDLVKFGPTAFNQSPLRVVLVRSAEGRERLVKHMAEGNQAKTSTAPLVAILAADNEFHEEIPALLPHFPQAKDAFFSERPVRESAALLNAALQAAYFIIGIRAAGLAAGPMTGCDAAGIQKEFLDDDHTPLMVVNIGKPGEDAWFPRLPRLSYDEVVTTV; this is encoded by the coding sequence ATGTCCCTCGCTCTTGACCCCGCCGCCCAGGACCTCCTCTTCCGCGAGGCCCGTACCGCCAACACGTTCACCGACGAGCCGGTGACCGATGAGCAGGTCCAGGCGATCTACGATCTGGTCAAGTTCGGCCCCACCGCCTTCAACCAGTCGCCGCTGCGCGTCGTCCTGGTCCGCTCCGCCGAGGGCCGCGAGCGCCTCGTGAAGCACATGGCCGAGGGCAACCAGGCGAAGACCTCGACCGCCCCGCTCGTCGCGATCCTCGCCGCCGACAACGAGTTCCACGAGGAGATCCCGGCGCTGCTGCCGCACTTCCCGCAGGCCAAGGACGCGTTCTTCTCCGAGCGCCCGGTCCGCGAGTCGGCCGCCCTGCTGAACGCCGCGCTCCAGGCCGCGTACTTCATCATCGGCATCCGCGCCGCCGGTCTGGCCGCCGGCCCGATGACCGGCTGCGACGCCGCGGGCATCCAGAAGGAGTTCCTGGACGACGACCACACCCCGCTGATGGTCGTCAACATCGGCAAGCCGGGCGAGGACGCCTGGTTCCCGCGTCTGCCGCGCCTGTCGTACGACGAGGTCGTCACGACCGTCTGA
- a CDS encoding WhiB family transcriptional regulator: protein MLQPPHQTLQVAAVPSQRTPAREDQAGPWHSEAVCRRDEAGLFFAPSKEPTAARLSREEAAKRVCARCPVMEACQEHALMQPEPYGVWGGLTAAERRVVLARRRRRDIELKSAAPTGRIAAAG from the coding sequence GTGCTGCAACCGCCGCATCAGACTCTGCAGGTCGCCGCCGTTCCTTCCCAGCGCACTCCCGCTCGGGAAGACCAGGCGGGTCCCTGGCATTCGGAGGCGGTGTGCCGCCGGGACGAAGCCGGGCTGTTCTTCGCCCCGTCGAAGGAGCCGACTGCTGCCCGACTGTCCCGCGAGGAGGCCGCCAAGCGGGTCTGCGCCCGCTGCCCGGTGATGGAAGCGTGCCAGGAGCACGCCCTGATGCAACCCGAGCCGTACGGGGTGTGGGGCGGACTGACCGCCGCCGAACGCCGCGTGGTGCTCGCCCGGCGCCGCAGGCGCGACATCGAGCTCAAGTCCGCAGCGCCGACAGGACGGATAGCCGCGGCGGGCTGA
- a CDS encoding 4-hydroxy-3-methylbut-2-enyl diphosphate reductase codes for MGRMTATPARRVLLAAPRGYCAGVDRAVIAVEKALEQYGAPIYVRHEIVHNKYVVQTLEKKGAIFVDVTAEVPEGSIVMFSAHGVAPAVHAEAAERRLATIDATCPLVTKVHKEAVRYAKEDYDILLIGHEGHEEVIGTSGEAPDHITLVDGPEDVANVKVRDESKVVWLSQTTLSVDETMETVDALRGKFPNLLSPPSDDICYATQNRQIAVKKLAQDAELVIVVGSKNSSNSIRMVEVALDAGAPAAHLVDFASEIDEAWLEGVTTVGLTSGASVPDVLVDGVLEWLAERGYADVETVKTADESITFSLPKELRRDLRAEAAALSAE; via the coding sequence ATGGGACGCATGACTGCAACTCCTGCCCGCCGTGTCCTGCTCGCCGCTCCCCGTGGCTACTGCGCGGGCGTGGACCGTGCCGTGATCGCCGTGGAGAAGGCCCTGGAGCAGTACGGGGCCCCGATCTACGTGCGCCACGAGATCGTGCACAACAAGTACGTCGTGCAGACCCTGGAGAAGAAGGGCGCGATCTTCGTCGACGTCACCGCGGAGGTCCCCGAGGGCTCCATCGTGATGTTCTCCGCGCACGGTGTCGCGCCGGCCGTCCACGCCGAGGCCGCCGAGCGCAGGCTCGCCACGATCGACGCCACGTGCCCGCTGGTCACCAAGGTCCACAAGGAGGCCGTCCGGTACGCCAAGGAGGACTACGACATCCTCCTGATCGGACACGAGGGCCACGAGGAAGTCATCGGCACGAGCGGCGAGGCCCCGGACCACATCACACTGGTCGACGGCCCCGAGGACGTGGCGAACGTGAAGGTCCGCGACGAGTCGAAGGTCGTCTGGCTCTCGCAGACCACGCTCTCGGTCGACGAGACGATGGAGACGGTCGACGCCCTCAGGGGCAAGTTCCCGAACCTTCTCTCGCCGCCCAGCGACGACATCTGCTACGCCACGCAGAACCGTCAGATCGCGGTGAAGAAGCTGGCCCAGGACGCCGAACTGGTCATCGTCGTCGGCTCCAAGAACTCCTCGAACTCCATCCGCATGGTCGAGGTCGCCCTCGACGCGGGCGCCCCGGCCGCCCACCTGGTCGACTTCGCGAGCGAGATCGACGAGGCCTGGCTGGAGGGCGTGACCACGGTCGGCCTCACCTCCGGCGCCTCCGTCCCCGACGTACTGGTGGACGGCGTGCTGGAATGGCTGGCCGAGCGCGGCTACGCCGATGTCGAGACGGTGAAGACGGCCGACGAGTCGATCACCTTCTCGCTGCCCAAGGAACTGCGCCGCGACCTGCGCGCCGAGGCGGCAGCCCTTTCCGCCGAGTAG
- a CDS encoding DUF4245 domain-containing protein has protein sequence MERVASKRGKQTVRDMFLSMMVITAVAGGIYVFIPHDEKADPIEAVDFRVELATARRAAPYPVAAPDDLGKGWKSTSVSYEGAAGNNWHLGFLDPDRKYVAVEQSTSPARKYVAQVTRNAKNTGRTEDVAGRTWQHWEGPKYDALVLHDKGSTTVVTGSAPKARLVEMAAALKTTP, from the coding sequence ATGGAGCGCGTGGCGAGCAAGCGAGGCAAGCAGACGGTCCGGGACATGTTCCTGTCGATGATGGTGATCACCGCGGTCGCGGGGGGCATTTACGTCTTCATTCCGCATGACGAGAAGGCCGATCCCATCGAGGCCGTCGACTTCCGGGTGGAACTCGCGACGGCCAGGCGCGCGGCACCGTATCCGGTGGCCGCCCCGGACGACCTGGGGAAGGGCTGGAAGTCGACCTCCGTCTCGTACGAGGGCGCGGCGGGCAACAACTGGCACCTCGGCTTCCTCGACCCGGACAGGAAGTACGTAGCGGTCGAGCAGTCCACCTCCCCGGCGAGGAAGTACGTCGCCCAGGTCACCCGGAACGCGAAGAACACCGGGCGCACCGAGGACGTGGCGGGCCGCACGTGGCAGCACTGGGAGGGCCCGAAGTACGACGCCCTCGTGCTCCACGACAAGGGCTCGACCACCGTGGTCACGGGCTCGGCGCCCAAGGCGCGGCTGGTGGAAATGGCCGCCGCCCTGAAGACCACTCCCTGA
- a CDS encoding APC family permease yields the protein MSGSSSTERATLRRTLGFRDLVVYGLLFIAPMAPVGVFGTLDAKSDGAVALVYIAATVVMAFTAFSYAQMVRVAPLAGSVFAYARKGLGEGPGFIAGWMAMLDYLLIPAVAYLFSGIAMNALVPEVSRWVWTAIAVVLTTLLNLWGVRAAARVGFAVLAMEIAVLLVFVVSAVVVLVRDGAQRGWLSPLTGDSGFSMTAVLGAVSVAVLSYLGFDAIASFAEEVTGGSAKVARAVLFCLVLAGVLFIAQSYLAALLEPVSSAELAADPAKQGSAFYDAVDASVGTWLHDLVAVSKAIGAAFAALAGQAAAGRLVFAMARERRLPPFLAKVDPKSGVPRVAILGAAIVTLVAAVWAARRDDGLDHLVSVVDVGALTAFVLLHASVVGWFAVRRMEGPPSWWRHVVIPVVGAAVLIAVIVEATASAQVVGLCWLAVGLVVLAVQWGRRPGAGVGAGSPGGSGGS from the coding sequence ATGTCGGGAAGCAGCAGCACGGAGCGGGCCACCTTGCGGCGCACGCTCGGCTTCCGGGATCTGGTGGTCTACGGGCTGCTGTTCATCGCTCCGATGGCGCCGGTCGGCGTGTTCGGGACGCTCGACGCGAAGTCCGACGGCGCGGTCGCGCTCGTCTACATCGCGGCGACCGTCGTCATGGCGTTCACCGCCTTCAGCTACGCCCAGATGGTGCGGGTCGCCCCACTGGCGGGTTCGGTGTTCGCGTATGCCCGCAAGGGGCTCGGGGAGGGGCCGGGATTCATCGCCGGGTGGATGGCGATGCTCGACTATCTGCTGATCCCCGCGGTCGCCTATCTCTTCTCCGGGATCGCGATGAACGCGCTGGTCCCCGAGGTGTCGCGCTGGGTGTGGACGGCCATCGCGGTCGTGCTGACCACACTGCTCAACCTGTGGGGGGTACGGGCCGCGGCCCGGGTCGGCTTCGCCGTGCTGGCCATGGAGATCGCGGTGCTGCTGGTGTTCGTGGTGTCGGCGGTGGTGGTGCTCGTACGCGACGGCGCGCAGCGCGGCTGGCTGTCGCCGCTCACCGGCGATTCCGGGTTCTCGATGACGGCGGTGCTGGGGGCGGTGTCGGTCGCCGTGCTCTCGTATCTGGGCTTCGACGCCATCGCCTCGTTCGCCGAGGAGGTGACCGGCGGTTCGGCGAAGGTGGCGCGGGCGGTGCTGTTCTGCCTGGTGCTCGCGGGCGTGCTGTTCATCGCCCAGTCCTATCTGGCCGCGCTGCTGGAACCGGTCAGCTCGGCGGAGCTGGCGGCCGATCCGGCGAAGCAGGGGTCCGCGTTCTACGACGCGGTCGACGCCTCGGTGGGGACCTGGCTGCACGATCTGGTGGCCGTCAGCAAGGCGATCGGTGCGGCGTTCGCCGCGCTGGCGGGGCAGGCGGCGGCCGGGCGGCTGGTGTTCGCGATGGCGCGCGAGCGGCGGCTGCCGCCGTTCCTGGCGAAGGTCGACCCGAAGTCCGGCGTACCGCGGGTCGCGATCCTGGGCGCGGCCATCGTGACGCTGGTGGCGGCGGTGTGGGCGGCCCGGCGCGACGACGGGCTGGACCATCTGGTGTCGGTCGTCGACGTGGGCGCGCTGACGGCGTTCGTGCTGCTGCACGCGTCGGTGGTCGGCTGGTTCGCCGTACGCCGGATGGAGGGGCCGCCGAGCTGGTGGCGCCATGTGGTCATCCCCGTGGTGGGTGCCGCGGTGCTGATCGCGGTGATCGTGGAGGCGACGGCGAGCGCCCAGGTGGTCGGGCTGTGCTGGCTGGCGGTGGGGCTGGTGGTGCTCGCGGTGCAGTGGGGGCGGCGCCCCGGGGCCGGCGTGGGTGCGGGGAGCCCCGGTGGGAGCGGCGGGAGCTGA
- a CDS encoding fumarate hydratase, translated as MPEFAYSDLLPLGEDTTPYRLVTAEGVSTFEADGRTFLKVEPEALRTLAAEAMHDISHFLRPAHLAQLRRIVDDPEASSNDKFVALDLLKNANISAAGVLPMCQDTGTAIVMGKRGQNVLTSGGDEEALSHGIFDAYTKLNLRYSQMAPLNMWDEKNTGSNLPAQIELYATDGGAYKFLFMAKGGGSANKSFLFQETKAVLNEASMMKFLEEKIRSLGTAACPPYHLAIVVGGTSAEFALKTAKYASAHYLDELPAEGSPAGHGFRDQELEQKVFELTQKIGIGAQFGGKYFCHDVRVVRLPRHGASLPVAIAVSCSADRQATAKITAEGVFLEQLEKDPARFLPDTTDDHLDEAADVVRIDLNRPMDDILAELTKYPVKTRLSLTGPLVVARDIAHAKIKERLDAGEEMPQYLKDHPVYYAGPAKTPEGYASGSFGPTTAGRMDSYVAQFQAAGGSKVMLAKGNRSRQVTDACDAHGGFYLGSIGGPAARLAQDCIKKVEVVEYEELGMEAVWKIEVEDFPAFIVVDDKGNDFFTEPAPAPTFTSIPVRGPGLG; from the coding sequence ATGCCAGAGTTTGCGTACTCCGATCTGCTCCCCCTGGGAGAGGACACCACGCCCTATCGTCTGGTGACCGCCGAGGGTGTCTCCACCTTCGAGGCCGACGGCCGTACGTTCCTCAAGGTCGAGCCGGAGGCCCTGCGCACGCTCGCCGCCGAGGCCATGCACGACATCTCGCACTTCCTGCGCCCCGCCCACCTCGCGCAGCTGCGCCGGATCGTGGACGACCCCGAGGCCTCGTCGAACGACAAGTTCGTCGCGCTCGACCTCCTGAAGAACGCGAACATCTCCGCCGCGGGTGTCCTGCCGATGTGCCAGGACACCGGTACGGCGATCGTCATGGGCAAGCGCGGCCAGAACGTGCTGACGTCGGGCGGTGACGAGGAGGCCCTGTCGCACGGCATCTTCGACGCGTACACCAAGCTCAACCTGCGCTACTCGCAGATGGCCCCGCTGAACATGTGGGACGAGAAGAACACCGGTTCCAACCTCCCGGCGCAGATCGAGCTGTACGCCACCGACGGCGGCGCGTACAAGTTCCTCTTCATGGCGAAGGGCGGCGGCTCGGCCAACAAGTCGTTCCTCTTCCAGGAGACCAAGGCGGTCCTCAACGAGGCCTCCATGATGAAGTTCCTGGAGGAGAAGATCCGTTCGCTGGGGACCGCGGCCTGCCCGCCGTACCACCTGGCGATCGTCGTCGGCGGTACGTCGGCCGAGTTCGCGCTGAAGACCGCGAAGTACGCCTCCGCGCACTACCTGGACGAACTGCCCGCCGAGGGCTCCCCGGCCGGGCACGGCTTCCGGGACCAGGAGCTGGAGCAGAAGGTCTTCGAGCTGACGCAGAAGATCGGGATCGGCGCGCAGTTCGGCGGCAAGTACTTCTGCCACGACGTACGCGTGGTCCGGCTCCCCCGGCACGGCGCCTCGCTGCCCGTCGCCATCGCCGTGTCCTGTTCCGCGGACCGCCAGGCCACCGCGAAGATCACCGCCGAGGGCGTCTTCCTGGAGCAGCTGGAGAAGGACCCGGCGCGCTTCCTGCCGGACACCACCGACGACCACCTGGACGAGGCGGCGGACGTCGTCCGGATCGACCTGAACCGGCCGATGGACGACATTCTCGCCGAGCTGACCAAGTACCCGGTCAAGACCCGGCTCTCGCTGACCGGCCCGCTGGTCGTGGCGCGCGACATCGCGCACGCCAAGATCAAGGAGCGGCTGGACGCGGGTGAGGAGATGCCGCAGTACCTGAAGGACCACCCGGTGTACTACGCGGGTCCGGCGAAGACGCCCGAGGGGTACGCCTCCGGCTCCTTCGGCCCGACGACGGCCGGCCGCATGGACAGTTATGTCGCGCAGTTCCAGGCGGCGGGCGGCTCCAAGGTGATGCTGGCCAAGGGCAACCGGTCCCGGCAGGTCACCGACGCGTGCGACGCGCACGGCGGCTTCTACCTGGGCTCGATCGGCGGCCCGGCGGCGCGCCTCGCGCAGGACTGCATCAAGAAGGTCGAGGTCGTCGAGTACGAGGAGCTCGGCATGGAGGCGGTCTGGAAGATCGAGGTCGAGGACTTCCCCGCGTTCATCGTGGTCGACGACAAGGGCAACGACTTCTTCACCGAGCCCGCCCCGGCGCCGACCTTCACCAGCATTCCGGTACGGGGCCCCGGCCTCGGCTGA
- the xseA gene encoding exodeoxyribonuclease VII large subunit — protein sequence MALNTSAEAPLPVGEVSRLIGGWIDRLGAIWVEGQITQLSRRPGAGVVFLTLRDPSHDISVSVTCYRQVFDRIADVVTEGARVVVLAKPEWYAPRGQLSLRATEIRPVGIGELLVRLEQLKKSLAAEGLFALDRKKPLPFLPQLIGLVCGRASAAERDVLENARRRWPAVRFEVRNTAVQGVHAVNQVVEAVEELDALDEVDVIVVARGGGSVEDLLPFSDEQLIRAVAACRTPVVSAIGHEPDSPLLDLVADLRASTPTDAAKKVVPDVGEELDRVRQLRDRALRTVRGVLDREERGLAHALGRPSMERPHRLVDERAAEVDALVGRSRRVLGHLLDRADSELAHTRARVVSLSPAATLERGYAVLQRPDGHVVRSPADAGAPGEPLRARVSEGEFTVRVEG from the coding sequence ATGGCTCTCAATACGTCCGCGGAAGCACCGCTGCCCGTCGGCGAGGTGTCCCGGCTCATCGGGGGGTGGATCGACCGGCTCGGTGCGATCTGGGTCGAGGGGCAGATCACCCAGCTGTCGCGGCGGCCCGGTGCCGGGGTCGTCTTCCTGACCCTGCGCGATCCGTCGCACGACATCTCCGTGAGCGTGACCTGCTACCGGCAGGTCTTCGACCGCATCGCCGATGTGGTGACGGAGGGTGCGCGGGTCGTCGTTCTCGCCAAGCCGGAGTGGTACGCGCCCCGGGGGCAGCTCTCCCTCCGGGCGACGGAGATACGGCCGGTCGGCATCGGGGAACTGCTGGTCCGGCTGGAGCAGCTGAAGAAGTCGCTCGCCGCGGAGGGGCTCTTCGCGCTGGACCGCAAGAAGCCGCTGCCGTTCCTGCCGCAGTTGATCGGTCTGGTCTGCGGGCGGGCCTCCGCGGCCGAGCGCGATGTCCTGGAGAACGCCCGCCGCCGCTGGCCCGCGGTGCGGTTCGAGGTGCGCAACACCGCGGTGCAGGGCGTGCACGCGGTGAATCAGGTGGTCGAGGCGGTCGAGGAGCTGGACGCCCTGGACGAGGTCGACGTGATCGTCGTCGCCCGCGGCGGCGGCAGCGTGGAGGACCTGCTGCCGTTCTCCGACGAGCAGCTGATCCGGGCGGTGGCCGCGTGCCGTACGCCGGTGGTGTCCGCGATCGGGCACGAGCCGGACTCCCCGCTGCTGGACCTGGTGGCGGATCTGAGGGCGTCGACGCCCACGGACGCCGCGAAGAAGGTCGTCCCGGACGTGGGTGAGGAGCTGGACCGGGTGCGGCAGTTGCGGGACCGGGCGCTGCGCACCGTACGGGGTGTCCTGGACCGGGAGGAGCGGGGGCTGGCCCATGCGCTGGGCCGCCCGTCGATGGAGCGTCCCCACCGGCTGGTGGACGAGCGGGCCGCGGAGGTGGACGCGCTCGTCGGGCGGAGCCGCCGGGTGCTCGGTCATCTGCTGGACCGCGCCGATTCGGAGCTCGCGCACACCCGGGCCCGGGTGGTCTCGCTGTCGCCCGCCGCGACACTGGAGCGGGGTTATGCCGTGCTCCAACGGCCGGACGGGCATGTGGTGCGCTCCCCCGCCGACGCCGGGGCGCCCGGCGAACCGCTGCGGGCGCGGGTGTCGGAGGGCGAGTTCACCGTACGGGTGGAGGGGTGA
- a CDS encoding DUF1707 domain-containing protein: MDLEKQPQQPVAPAEPAPAGIRASDADRDRIADILRDAMAEGRLTAEEHAERIDLVYRAKTVGELEPLVRDLPATGATAPQAGAQARPYAYGPEAPAGPADNLVAVFSSSTRKGRWRVGGRTNAFALFGSVEIDLTEALFGQRLTVINATSIFGSVEIKVPQNISLRGSGTGVFGNFEVVTLESADPEAPVVVVNGYSVFGNVEAKPKRGKFIADLHDQLRKHLGR, from the coding sequence GTGGACCTCGAAAAGCAGCCCCAGCAGCCCGTCGCCCCGGCTGAGCCCGCGCCGGCCGGCATCCGGGCCTCCGACGCCGACCGCGACCGGATCGCGGACATCCTCCGGGACGCCATGGCCGAGGGCCGGCTGACCGCCGAGGAGCACGCCGAGCGGATCGATCTGGTCTACCGCGCCAAGACCGTCGGTGAACTGGAACCCCTCGTCCGTGACCTGCCCGCGACCGGCGCCACCGCTCCGCAGGCCGGTGCGCAGGCCCGCCCCTACGCGTACGGCCCCGAGGCCCCCGCCGGACCGGCGGACAACCTCGTGGCGGTCTTCAGCAGCTCGACCAGGAAGGGGCGTTGGCGGGTCGGTGGCCGGACGAACGCCTTCGCGCTGTTCGGCAGCGTGGAGATCGATCTGACGGAAGCGCTTTTCGGCCAACGACTCACGGTCATCAACGCGACGTCCATCTTCGGCAGTGTCGAGATCAAGGTGCCGCAGAACATCTCGCTGCGCGGCAGCGGCACGGGTGTTTTCGGTAATTTCGAAGTGGTGACGCTGGAATCCGCCGACCCGGAAGCACCGGTTGTCGTGGTGAACGGCTATTCCGTCTTCGGGAACGTGGAGGCAAAGCCCAAGCGGGGCAAGTTCATTGCCGACCTCCACGACCAACTACGCAAACACCTGGGCCGCTGA
- the ppgK gene encoding polyphosphate--glucose phosphotransferase — translation MQIFGVDIGGSGIKGAPVDLDRGDLAQERHKVLTPQPATPKGVADCVAEVVGHFGWSGPIGVTFPGVVTDGVTRTAANVDKGWIGTDARTLLGDRIGQPVTILNDADAAGVAEMTFGAGRGRKGTVIMLTFGTGIGSAVFTDGRLVPNTELGHLELHGHDAEKHASTKAKEDEDLSWHHWAHRVQKYLAHVEMLFSPELFIIGGGVSRKADKFLPLIENVRAEIVPAELQNNAGIVGAAMAAAAEK, via the coding sequence ATGCAGATCTTCGGCGTGGACATCGGCGGATCCGGGATCAAGGGCGCTCCCGTGGACCTGGACCGCGGAGACCTGGCGCAGGAGCGCCACAAAGTACTGACACCGCAGCCGGCCACGCCCAAGGGCGTGGCCGACTGCGTGGCCGAGGTCGTCGGCCACTTCGGCTGGTCCGGCCCGATCGGCGTCACGTTCCCCGGGGTCGTCACGGACGGCGTCACCCGCACCGCGGCCAATGTCGACAAGGGCTGGATCGGCACGGACGCACGCACCCTGCTGGGCGACCGGATCGGGCAGCCCGTCACGATCCTCAACGACGCCGACGCGGCGGGAGTCGCCGAGATGACCTTCGGCGCGGGACGGGGACGCAAAGGCACGGTCATCATGCTGACCTTCGGTACGGGCATCGGCAGCGCGGTCTTCACGGACGGCCGCCTCGTCCCCAACACCGAGCTCGGCCACCTGGAGCTGCACGGCCACGACGCGGAGAAGCACGCGTCCACGAAGGCCAAGGAGGACGAGGACCTCAGCTGGCACCACTGGGCGCACCGGGTACAGAAGTATCTGGCACACGTGGAGATGCTGTTCTCGCCCGAGCTGTTCATCATCGGCGGCGGTGTCAGCCGCAAGGCGGACAAGTTCCTGCCGCTGATCGAAAACGTACGGGCCGAGATCGTCCCGGCGGAGCTGCAGAACAACGCGGGGATCGTGGGCGCGGCGATGGCGGCGGCGGCGGAGAAGTAG
- the glpX gene encoding class II fructose-bisphosphatase yields MSEHHLPSQLEVSPEAPDRNLALELVRVTEAAAMAAGRWVGRGDKIGADGAAVKAMRTLVSTVSMNGVVVIGEGEKDEAPMLFNGERVGDGTGPEVDIAVDPIDGTTLNAKGMPNAIAVLAAADRGAMFDPSAVFYMDKLVTGPEAADFVDINAPVAVNIRRVARAKNSTPEDVTVVILDRPRHEGIVKEIRETGARIKFISDGDVAGSIMAAREGTGVDLLMGIGGTPEGIISACAIKCLGGVIQGKLWPKDDAERQRALDAGHDLDRVLSTDDLVSGDNVFFVATGITDGELMRGVRYRAETATTESIVMRSKSGTIRKIDSTHRLSKLRAYSAIDFDRAK; encoded by the coding sequence ATGTCCGAGCATCATCTGCCGTCCCAACTGGAGGTCTCCCCGGAGGCCCCCGACCGCAACCTGGCCCTTGAACTGGTCCGGGTCACCGAGGCCGCCGCCATGGCCGCCGGGCGCTGGGTGGGCCGCGGCGACAAGATCGGCGCCGACGGCGCCGCTGTGAAGGCCATGCGCACCCTCGTCTCCACCGTCTCGATGAACGGCGTCGTCGTCATCGGTGAGGGCGAGAAGGACGAAGCCCCCATGCTGTTCAACGGCGAGCGCGTGGGCGACGGCACCGGCCCGGAGGTCGACATCGCCGTCGACCCGATCGACGGGACCACGCTCAACGCCAAGGGCATGCCGAACGCGATCGCCGTCCTGGCCGCCGCCGATCGCGGCGCCATGTTCGACCCGTCCGCCGTCTTCTACATGGACAAGCTGGTCACCGGCCCCGAGGCCGCGGACTTCGTCGACATCAACGCGCCCGTGGCGGTGAACATCCGGCGTGTCGCACGGGCCAAGAACTCCACGCCCGAGGACGTCACCGTCGTCATCCTCGACCGCCCCCGCCACGAGGGCATCGTCAAGGAGATCCGGGAGACGGGCGCCCGGATCAAGTTCATCTCCGACGGCGATGTCGCGGGCTCGATCATGGCGGCCCGTGAGGGCACCGGCGTCGACCTACTGATGGGCATCGGCGGCACACCCGAGGGCATCATCTCGGCGTGCGCCATAAAGTGCCTCGGCGGCGTCATCCAGGGCAAGCTCTGGCCCAAGGACGATGCCGAGCGTCAGCGTGCGCTGGACGCCGGGCACGACCTGGACCGGGTGCTGTCGACCGACGACCTGGTCAGCGGCGACAACGTGTTCTTCGTGGCGACCGGAATCACCGACGGTGAACTGATGCGCGGTGTGCGGTACCGCGCGGAGACGGCGACCACCGAGTCGATCGTCATGCGTTCCAAGTCGGGCACGATCCGGAAGATCGACTCGACCCACCGGCTGTCGAAGCTGCGCGCCTACAGCGCGATCGACTTCGACCGCGCGAAGTAG
- a CDS encoding exodeoxyribonuclease VII small subunit produces the protein MTDDGTATAAATGTLGYEQARDELIEVVRRLEAGGTTLEESLALWERGEELARVCRHWLEGARARLDAALAHPEEPARAPGADG, from the coding sequence ATGACGGACGACGGGACGGCGACGGCCGCCGCGACAGGCACGCTCGGGTACGAGCAGGCGCGGGACGAGCTGATCGAGGTCGTGCGGCGCCTGGAGGCGGGCGGCACGACGCTGGAGGAGTCGCTGGCCCTGTGGGAGCGGGGCGAGGAGCTGGCCAGGGTCTGCCGGCACTGGCTGGAGGGCGCCCGCGCCCGGCTGGACGCGGCTCTGGCCCACCCGGAGGAGCCCGCCCGGGCCCCGGGCGCCGACGGCTGA
- a CDS encoding LuxR C-terminal-related transcriptional regulator, which yields MQHDHSLPPVCDCRESSPDRPNPERPCEASLATYRRALVEGSLPQDEVADCLRALHLMVADRESPGFMIPVPPETASFAALAPIEEAILERRRTLRSARATLAAFEGLYADVHRLEQPALTRLSGHAVINKALDAGVSGCRESVRTAHPGGGRPAHVLEESLPRDLRNLRRGIRQRTIYQHTVRSDRTTLSYIEQVTAAGAEIRTLPEVVDRIIVFDQDLAFIPFSDEPHHALRIQHPPLVRFLVRHFDEAWARSVPVRPERAPLRTPVITSDLQRTILRAVVNGETDAAIARRIGMSRRSVAEHMRKVSEQLGSNSRAQLGYLVATSGLLNGSDVPDGPGPPGAEAREDGAGQDGRHGGGSRHGEGSSGGRDG from the coding sequence GTGCAGCACGATCATTCCCTCCCACCGGTATGTGATTGCCGCGAATCGTCGCCGGACCGCCCGAATCCGGAGCGGCCCTGCGAGGCGTCACTGGCGACCTACCGGCGCGCCCTCGTCGAGGGCAGCCTGCCGCAGGACGAGGTGGCCGATTGTCTGCGTGCCCTGCACCTGATGGTGGCCGACCGGGAGTCACCGGGTTTCATGATCCCCGTACCGCCGGAGACCGCCTCGTTCGCCGCACTCGCCCCCATCGAGGAGGCGATCCTCGAACGGCGCCGCACACTCCGCTCGGCGCGCGCCACCCTCGCCGCCTTCGAGGGGCTGTACGCCGATGTGCACCGGCTCGAACAGCCCGCCCTCACCCGGCTCTCCGGCCACGCCGTGATCAACAAGGCGCTCGACGCGGGGGTCAGCGGCTGCCGCGAGTCGGTACGCACGGCCCACCCGGGCGGCGGACGCCCGGCACACGTCCTGGAGGAGTCGCTGCCCCGGGACCTGCGCAATCTGCGGCGCGGCATCCGGCAGCGCACGATCTACCAGCACACCGTCCGCTCGGACCGCACGACGCTCTCGTACATCGAACAGGTGACCGCGGCGGGCGCCGAGATCAGGACGCTCCCCGAAGTCGTCGACCGGATCATCGTGTTCGACCAGGACCTCGCGTTCATCCCGTTCTCCGACGAGCCGCACCACGCGCTGCGCATCCAGCATCCGCCCCTGGTCCGTTTCCTGGTCCGGCACTTCGACGAGGCGTGGGCCCGCTCGGTCCCCGTCCGCCCGGAACGCGCGCCGCTGCGCACCCCGGTCATCACCTCCGACCTCCAGCGCACGATCCTGCGGGCGGTCGTCAACGGCGAGACGGACGCGGCGATCGCCCGGCGCATCGGCATGAGCCGGCGCAGCGTCGCGGAGCACATGCGCAAGGTCTCCGAGCAGCTGGGCAGCAACAGCCGGGCCCAGCTCGGGTATCTGGTCGCCACATCGGGCCTGCTGAACGGCTCGGACGTGCCGGACGGTCCGGGGCCGCCGGGCGCGGAAGCACGGGAGGACGGGGCGGGCCAGGACGGCCGGCACGGCGGGGGCAGTCGGCACGGCGAGGGCAGTTCGGGCGGCCGGGACGGCTGA